In Deltaproteobacteria bacterium, the genomic stretch CGGCTGGCCCGCCGGCGCGCCGCCCAGCCTCGTGCCGGGTAGCGACCCAAGACGGAAGCGCCGGAGGAAGAGGTGGCTCACGTGTGGTGTTATGTTATGCAAAACACTATTCCCGGACAACATTGGGACCAGCCAGCAGTGGCACCCGGCGTCAACCAACAAGAACAGTGAGGAATTGCCGGAGGGACGCTGATGGACTTGTATGAGGTCATCGACCAAGTCACCGCGCTTTTGCAGAAGCGAGGACGGCTCGCTTATCGAGCGCTTATCTATCAGTTCAAACTCGATGAGGTTGGGCTGGAGGCACTCAAAGCCGAGCTTATCGACGGACAACGGCTCGCGGCCGATGAAGACGGCAAGGTATTGGTGTGGACAGGTGGGGAAGGAATCGGAGAGCCGGAGAATCGGAGAATCGAGGCATCGCAGACCTCATCCCAATCCCCAACCCCTAACACCCAGCACCCCGTATGAAATCTCATTACACCATCCGGTTGAATGGTTCAGTGCGGCCGCTGCGGGCCATTGCCTTCGACCTCGACAGCACTCTGACCCGACCGTATCTCGATTTCACTAAGCTGCGCCGCCAGCTTGCTCTCCCCGAAGGCGATATTCTGGCGTGGATCGCGCAACTCCCGCCGTCCGAGCAAGTTCGCGCCCGCGCGATCATCGACGCGTTCGAGCAGGACGGGGTTGAGAAGGTAGAATGGAACGACGGCGCGCAAGAGACGCTTCGTACCGTGCGCGGCATGGGACTTCCGGCGGCGATCGTGACGCGCAACAGTCGTGCGTCGCTGCTCGCGGTCTGCCAACATTTAGACATCGACGTTGAGGTGCTCGTGTCGAGGGACGACGCACCGCCCAAACCCGATCCCGCCTGTTTGCATTATGCGGCGGCGCGATTAGGCGTGGCGACCGAGCATCTATTGATGGTTGGCGACTACCGACACGACACCGACGCTGGGCGCGCGGCCGGCGCTCTCACCGCGTTGCTGACCAATGGGCGCGTCCCAACCTGGCCAGTCGAAGCAGATGTGGTCATCGAGCGGCTGGATCATCTGCTTTTTCATCTTCATGATGCACGCTCCCGATGAACTGTCGCTCGCACGACGACTGCGAGCACTAGCGGCTACGTTCAAACGCGAGCTGCGTGTCTATCGGCTCGTCCTCAAAGACCCCCGGACTCCGAGACTGGCGAAAATACTCCTCGGGCTCGCCATTGGCTACGTGCTGCTGCCTTTCGATCTAATCCCCGACTTCATTCCAGTTCTCGGCCATCTTGACGAGCTGGTGATCGTTCCGGGTCTCGTTTTCCTGGCGCTCAAACTCATCCCAGCGGATGTCGTTGCTGCGTGTAGACGGCAGGCTGAGGAAGAAGAGGAAAGTGAAAAGTAAGAACCAGGCAAGGCTTGCCTCTGCGTCAAGGCTGTTGCGTTCCATCTGACGTTCTTTTGTTTTTCAGCGGCTTTGACGTGATACCGATTCGCCCCGCCTCAATGAGTTCCTGCCGCCGTTGCATCATGCGCTCGTCCTCATCCCAGAGTTGCTCATAGAGACGAAGATACATCGATCCCAACTGCTCGGCGTGTTGCGGGTTGGCGACCTGCCCGCGAAATTCGACGACGATGTTCGTCTCTAGCTCGCTCACGGGCGTAAGCTGCGTCAAGATCTCTCCGCTCAACCCTTGCTCCGTCAATGTGCGGCTCCAATATCGTGTTCGCGGTTGGTCCATTTCGACTTCGACCACGGCTTCTCGCGGCGCGGTGGCTGGCGGCATGACCACGCGCGCCCGCCACGAGGTGGGGGTTTCTTCCAGCAGCGCGATCTTGGAAAAGAAGGCACGATGCAGCCACGGCAGATGCTCCCAGTCGCGTACATTTTCCCAGATGCGCTCAAGGGAGGCGTGAATCGTACGGTGGTACGTAGCAACAAGAGTCAACATGTATTTCCCCCTTTTCAGTACCCGGACGGTGCGCTAAATCCACCGATGACCTCGGCAAGGCGGCGGGCAAAGTCGGATATCAGGCATGAGTAACCTCGGTGGCTTTTAGCTATTAGCTAAGAGTTCTTTCTTCTCCGTCTGGCTAACAGCTAAGAGCTAAGAGCTGTTTACAACTTCCCCGGCTCCGTCGCTTTCGCCCATCCTTCGGACAGCGGCACGAAGTAGAACATTTCCACCCGGCGGGATTTGAACTTCCACTCGCCGCTCACCTTTTCGTACTCGTCGTGCAAACGACCGGCGCCGATAAGGCTCTCGTCTCCACGGGTCGCGCGGTTCTCCAGAGAACACGTGCCTGTCGCGTGGTTGCCATGAATACGAATCACATGGTTGGTGAAGAAGGGCCGCACCCGCAGCGGCCAGGTCGCACGGTAGAACTCCTTCAGCGCAGGTCGCCCGCGCGTCACGCCCCGACCCAAGGAACTGAAATCCACAGCGCCGTCCTCAGTAAAAAGGCTCGCCATCCGTTCCTCATCTTGCGCCTCAATCGCCAAGCCATATTCATGGGTGAGTTCCTTGATTCTCTCGCGATCCCACAGTTCTTGTACCATCTCTTCAAGTGTCATCGCTCTCCTCCTTTTCTCTGTTTTCTTGTCTTTCGTCTGCTCTCGCTTCTTCAGCGCGTAGCGATAAGCGGTTCTCCGGCGGGGCTGCTTTCGCCTTCAGCGGTAATCTTTTTTCCTGCATCGATAAACAACCAGACCACGGCGGAGAACAACGCCAAGAACCCAGCAAATTGCAGCGCCGCTTCCCAGCCGAAACGTTCGGCGATCAATGGCGTCAAGGTCGGTGCCACCGCTCCACCGATCTGAGTGGCGGTAACGGTCAGACCATACACCGTCCCGGAATAAGGACCGGCGATATCGATGACCGTCCCGACTCCGGCGGCACCGGAAAAATAGAGAAAGCCATCCCCAAGAGACAGCATGACCACCGCGAAGTAGGGGTCCGTCGCCTGCGCGCCAACGTACAAACAGACTGCCGCCAAAGCCAGTCCGGCCACGGCGACCGCACGCCGTCCGATCGTCGTTCCATAACGCTTGGCCAACCTATCCGAACACACACCGCCGATCGGCCCTAATACAGTCACGGCTAAAAACGGCCCCGTCGTCAGCAGGCCGCCTTGCATGATGGAAAAACCGCGCACATTAACCAAATACAGATAGAACCACGACTGGAAGATGTAGACGCCATAGCCGAAGCCGAAGTTCGCCAGCATCAAGAACCACACGTTGGCTTGGGTCAGAATTGCCCGCCACGGCGTAGCGCGGCGCTCCATCCGTACCCCATCGCTGCGGATGTATTGGAGTTCTTGTGGAGAGACGCGGGGATGTTCTTCTGGACGATCCGTCGCCACCCTGTACCAGACGGCAGAGAGGACAACACCGACCACGGCAAAGACGTAAAACGCGGGTCGCCACCCATAGTGCAGCATGATCCAGGAAACGACCGGCGGGGCTAAGCCATAGCCGACCCCGATGCCAGCCAACACCAGACCGCTGGCAAATGCACGTTCGTGCGGAGCCATCCAGCTTGCTACCGCCCGGGTAGAGTTCGGATAGGCCGCCCCTTCTCCCATGCCGATGAGGAAGCGCACGACCATGAAGGAGCCCAACGGCCCGACGAGCCCCGCCAACCACCAGTTGCCGGCAATCGCCGTGACTCCAGTAAAAACGGACCACCAAGCGATGGCCAAGGTCAACATCTTGCGCGGCCCGACAGTATCCCCCAGCCAGCCTCCGGGCAAGTGGAACAGGGCATAGCCGGCAGTGAAGACGGTGTATAGCAGGCCCATCTGCACGTTGGAAAAGCCGTACTCCGGCATGATCTGTTTGGCCGCAACCGAGAAATTCACCGCATCCATGCTGCGGACGACACTCACGAACACCAGCAGCCACAGAATCGTCCAGCGCGTGCGGGTTTCCATACGCTTCCCCTCCCTGCGAGCGGATTGTACGCCGACTGAAGGGAAGTTGTACAGACAGCCCGCACCAGTGCTAAAGCCAGCAGCACGCTGTTGCTAGAGCAGCAGCAGGGAAAAAGGCAACGCGCCTGCTCCGTATCCCCCGCCGCGCTAATTCTGCGGAAAATCGCGCATAATTTCTCCTCATAGCAAGAAGCCGAGGAAAAATCCCCTTGGCCCTGCTTTTGCATTTTTATCCCCAACGAGAACGTTATGAAAAGCTGGATCATCTTCTCACCGATTCACCGATTCACCGATTCACCGATTTCATCGTGTTGTCACCCAGGAGACAAAAACTCGTAATACTCGGGTGCGATAGTGAGTTTGCGTCACCTTCGTGACGAACATTTTCTTGCGCCAAGGCGTCTCGATTTGTAACGTAAGACGCACTAAGGCAGAAAGGAGCCCAACGTGGCAAAGCAGCAAGCAGCCCAGGGAACAGAAGACTTGATGACCGCATACAGCAGCTTTTTCTTCGCGCTGCCCCTGGCAGGTCTGAAGTGGGGCTTAGGGATAGGAGAAGAAAAAGAGGCGACCGAAGCCGCCTGGAACGGGTACGACGCCAGCGTTCGTCTGGCCTCGGCATCGGTGGACGCACTCTATCGGAATCCGCTTTTTAGCGATCTCTTCGGCCGGACGCTCAACACTGTGCTGCGCTGGCAACACATCGGCAATACTGTCGGTGGAGCCGTTTCCACTGCCGCCTGGAAAGCGCTCGGCGCACCGAGCGCCGTCGAGGTGCAAGCGCTCTCCGATCAACTGCGAGCGCTGGAAGCCCGTCTCGAACAGGTCGCGCAAAAGAAGGACATCCAAGCGATTCTCGACCACGGGCGCGCTGTAGAAGCCCGTCTCTCTCGCGTCGCACCAGTGCCGTTGCATGCGGCCCCTCGCGAAGAACGCGTCGCCGCGTAACTGGAACTTGTCAACCGCTCCGCAGGAGAATGAGTCTTCCGATGTTAGACTTTGTTCAAGAATTTTCCGCCTCGTGGATGAATGGTGCGCTACGCGGCCTCGATGGCCTGCGGCGCGGTCTCACCTCTACGTTTCCCACCCATGAAGATCCGCCGCCGACGACTTCCTTCGAGATACTGTATGAAGGGGGCAAGCTGCGCCTGCGCTATTATCGGCCAGTTGGCAAGCCGCTGACGACCCCGCTGGTCCTCGTCTACGCGCTGATCAAACGTCCCTTCATCCTCGACTTGCAGCCGGGGATTAGCGTGATCGACAACCTGACCCGCCAGGGCGTCCCCCTCTATCTGACCGATTGGATTCCGCCGAGCGACTCGGACGCCGGACACGGCTTCGATGCCTACGTCAACGGCGATCTCGTGAACGCCGTCCGCACGGTGCAAGACCATGCCGGTGTGAGCCAAGTCTCCATGCTGGGGTATTGTTTCGGCGGCTTGCTGAGCACCATCTACACCGCTCTGCATCCGGAAATGGTCAAGAATCTCGTCACCTTGAGCGTGCCACTAGATTGGAGCCGACAGAATGTCCCGTTCTTCGGGCTCAGCAAGCAGGTCGATCCCACACTGATAACAGATGCGTTCGGCAACTGTCCGGCGTGGATGGTGAAGGCGATGTTCTCCGCACTCTCGCCCGTACATCACGCCTTCGATAAGTATGTCTCGCTCTATCGCAACAAAGAACGCGAAGGCTATGGCGAGATGTTCGAGCGCTTCGAGCGTTGGATGAACAGCGATGTACCGCTTGCTGGTCGGATCTTTCGCGAATTGCACGCCAATTTGATCCAAGACAATCAGCTCGCACAGAATCGCATGCAGGTGGGCGGACAAATCGTCGATTTACAGCGCATCGCCTGCCCATTACTCAATATCCTCGGCGAGTATGACGATGTCGTGCAGCCCCAGGCAACCACGCCGTTGACGGATGCGGTGAGCAGCCGAGACAAGCAAACCCTATCCTTTCCCGCCGGGCATATTGGCGTCGTGGTCGGCAGCGGCGCGCAAAAACGACTCTGGCCGCAAGTAGGAGCGTGGCTCAAACGGCATGATCGCCGTAGAAGTGCGCCACGGAAGCCACCCCTCACCACCCTCCGCCCTCGGATCGAAGCGATGTTGCATTAAAGTCGTAGGGGCACGGCGCGCCGTGCCCCTGCCCGTAGCGCATTCTTCCCACAAGCCACGGCTTTGTCAGACCCTCCCTGCCGTCCCCCAGCTTGCCAAGCCTCCGCACCCTTGTTAGCTCTGGCCTCTCCCGGCGGAAAGCCGGAATGCATCGGCAACAGAAAGGACATCATGGCGACACTCTACTGCATGAAATGCGGCCAGAAGCTTCCCGTACCGTTTCACTGCGGGCAGCCTATGCACAAGGAGAAAATGAACGAGCAAGAGAAGCTAGTTTGCTGGATGGGACCGACCTGCGGAAAGCAGCCTATTCCAGAACATTGCGGGAAACCAATGGCAGTGAGAGGGTAAGAGAAGGCAGGGGAGCAGGCTTCCCTTTCCCCTTTTCCCCGTCTTTTCTATTCCTCACTCATTATTCAGCATTTCCCTTTTGTCCCTTCCCCCTCTCGCCTTCCGCCTGCCCTTTTCTCCTGGCCTACGCCAGCAGCAGCTCCCCCTTACTTCGTCGGGGGTGCGCCGCATTTCAGCGCGACATCGTTCTTAGGGACGATCTTCTTGGTATAGATGTTCACGTCCCACATGCCTTGATGTGCGCCGCTCGCGTCCTTGTACGAAAACGAGACCCAATAATCCCCGGATGGACGGAACACGGTAAAATATTGACTGAGCACTTCGAGCATATGATCCTTCTGGGTCGGAAACCCGGCTTTCCACGCGTCGGCGGGAATCTCCCATTTCTCGCCCTTGCGACCGTCATCTTCCGCCATTTTCTCGATGTTCGAGATCACGCTGAAGACCGTGCCTTCGGGCGTGTAGGCTTTCACCATCTGAATCGCCTGTAATTCTTTCGGACCCATCTCCTTCTTCTCGCCGCACGCCCATAAAAGCGAACAACTCACCACGGCGGCATAGAGTACAGGGGTTGACCACACTGTTCGACGTTGCATTTCTACT encodes the following:
- a CDS encoding HAD family hydrolase, with the protein product MKSHYTIRLNGSVRPLRAIAFDLDSTLTRPYLDFTKLRRQLALPEGDILAWIAQLPPSEQVRARAIIDAFEQDGVEKVEWNDGAQETLRTVRGMGLPAAIVTRNSRASLLAVCQHLDIDVEVLVSRDDAPPKPDPACLHYAAARLGVATEHLLMVGDYRHDTDAGRAAGALTALLTNGRVPTWPVEADVVIERLDHLLFHLHDARSR
- a CDS encoding DUF1232 domain-containing protein → MHAPDELSLARRLRALAATFKRELRVYRLVLKDPRTPRLAKILLGLAIGYVLLPFDLIPDFIPVLGHLDELVIVPGLVFLALKLIPADVVAACRRQAEEEEESEK
- a CDS encoding nuclear transport factor 2 family protein, which gives rise to MTLEEMVQELWDRERIKELTHEYGLAIEAQDEERMASLFTEDGAVDFSSLGRGVTRGRPALKEFYRATWPLRVRPFFTNHVIRIHGNHATGTCSLENRATRGDESLIGAGRLHDEYEKVSGEWKFKSRRVEMFYFVPLSEGWAKATEPGKL
- a CDS encoding MFS transporter, with translation METRTRWTILWLLVFVSVVRSMDAVNFSVAAKQIMPEYGFSNVQMGLLYTVFTAGYALFHLPGGWLGDTVGPRKMLTLAIAWWSVFTGVTAIAGNWWLAGLVGPLGSFMVVRFLIGMGEGAAYPNSTRAVASWMAPHERAFASGLVLAGIGVGYGLAPPVVSWIMLHYGWRPAFYVFAVVGVVLSAVWYRVATDRPEEHPRVSPQELQYIRSDGVRMERRATPWRAILTQANVWFLMLANFGFGYGVYIFQSWFYLYLVNVRGFSIMQGGLLTTGPFLAVTVLGPIGGVCSDRLAKRYGTTIGRRAVAVAGLALAAVCLYVGAQATDPYFAVVMLSLGDGFLYFSGAAGVGTVIDIAGPYSGTVYGLTVTATQIGGAVAPTLTPLIAERFGWEAALQFAGFLALFSAVVWLFIDAGKKITAEGESSPAGEPLIATR
- a CDS encoding alpha/beta fold hydrolase yields the protein MLDFVQEFSASWMNGALRGLDGLRRGLTSTFPTHEDPPPTTSFEILYEGGKLRLRYYRPVGKPLTTPLVLVYALIKRPFILDLQPGISVIDNLTRQGVPLYLTDWIPPSDSDAGHGFDAYVNGDLVNAVRTVQDHAGVSQVSMLGYCFGGLLSTIYTALHPEMVKNLVTLSVPLDWSRQNVPFFGLSKQVDPTLITDAFGNCPAWMVKAMFSALSPVHHAFDKYVSLYRNKEREGYGEMFERFERWMNSDVPLAGRIFRELHANLIQDNQLAQNRMQVGGQIVDLQRIACPLLNILGEYDDVVQPQATTPLTDAVSSRDKQTLSFPAGHIGVVVGSGAQKRLWPQVGAWLKRHDRRRSAPRKPPLTTLRPRIEAMLH